GCGAAGAATGTGATCTACCTGTTCATGGCGGGCGGACCATCACAGCTCGAACTGTTCGACTACAAGCCGAAGCTCATCGAATTGAACGCCCAGCCGATCCCGCAGAGCTACATCGAAGGGAAACGCTTCGCCTTCATGGGCAGCAGCAACGGTTTCAACCTGCTCGGCACACGGCGCAGCTTCAAACAACATGGCCAGAGCGGTTCCTGGGTGAGCGACATGCTGCCCTATACCTCCGGCGTCGTGGATGACATCAGCATCGTCACCACCTGCAAAACGGAGCTCTTCAATCATGCGCCAGCGAAGCTGTTCATGAACACGGGCAGCGGCCAGTTCGGGCGGCCGTCGATGGGCGCGTGGGCCACGTATGGCATCGGCAGTGAGTCGAGCGACCTGCCGGGCTTTGTCGTGCTGCAAAGCGGCCCACGCGGTCCTCGTGGTGGCGCGGTGCTGTGGGGCAGCGGGTTTTTGCCCACAACGTATCAAGGCGTGCCGTTGCGTGGCACCGGTGAGCCGATTTTAAATCTCTCCACGCCCGCGAGCTACAGCGCGGCGAGTCAGCGGCGGGTGATCGACACGGCACGCGAGCTGAATCTCGCCCGACTCGTCGAAACGGGTGACGAGGAGATTCAAACGCGCATCAACGCCTATGAAATGGCCTGGCGCATGCAGAGCAGCGCGCCGGAGCTGATTGATCTGCGTGGTGAATCGAAGGCGACGCTCGACCTTTACGGCATTGATCCCTCGCAACCGTCGTTTGCGCGCAACTGCCTTCTCGCACGGCGTCTCGTCGAACGCGGCACACGTTTCGTGCAGCTCTATCACACGAGCTGGGACAATCACGGTGGCAAAGGCGAGACGCTGGAGGATGATTTTCCGAAGGTCGTCAAAGATGTCGATCAGGCCTGCGCGGCGTTGATCCGCGATTTGAAGTCACGTGGCCTGCTGGAGGAGACGCTGGTCATCTGGGGCGGTGAGTTTGGCCGCACGCCGATGGGTGAGAATCGCGACAAGACCGGCCGCAATCACCACATCGACGCGTTCACGATGTGGTTTGCTGGTGGTGGCGTGAAGGCGGGGCAAACGCTCGGCAAAACGGACGAACTGGGCTTCGGCGTGGCTGAAGATCCAGCGCATGTGCATGATCTGCATGCCACCATCCTCCATCTGCTCGGGCTGGAGCATGAAAAACTGACCTTCAAATTCCAAGGCCGCGATTTCCGCCTGACGGACGTCCACGGCAAGGTGATCGAGAAGTTGTTGGCCTGAGGAAGGGGAACATCTTGTTCCCCTTTTCCTGAAGGGATCAGGATGATCCCTCTCCTACTCCACCAAGTAAAGAATGCGGCCACAGGCTTCGCACTGCGTGAGCGACTCGGACTGTTTCAGTGATTGGATCACGCCGACCACCACCTTCATGTGGCAGCCGCCGCACATGGCGTTTTCCATCGGCACGATGGCTGCATCGCCTTTCTTGATGAAGATGCGCGTGTAGAGATCAAGCGCGTCCGGGTCGATGGGCGCGGCGAGGGTGGCGCGCTCGGCGTTGAGGTCTTCGAGGCGCTTCTTCACGCCCACCGCACGTTCGTCGAGGTTCTTGATTTCCTCGGTCACACGCTTCTGTGTCTCGGCCAGTTTGGCCTGGGCTTCCTTGAGTTTGGCCTTGGCGGTTTCGAGCGCCTCCATCTGGTCGAGCTCACCGTCTTCGAGTTTGGTGACTTCCGCCTCGTAACGTTTGATCTCATGGCCGAGGGCGGCGAACTCGTCGTTTTTGCGCGTCTCGAACTGCTGGTCGTGCAGGCGCTTGATCGAAAGCTGGCGTGTTTGCACATCGAGCTGGATGCTCTTGATCTTCACCTCGACTTCCTTCATCGCCAGATTCGCGGCCTCGACGGCGGCCTGATCACCGGCGAGCTGCGTTTTTGCCCTGGCTTGCAGGTTGGGGATGTCTTTGAGATCTTTTTGCAGCGCGCGGATGCGTTGATCGCGTTCCTGAAGCTGGATGAGTTTC
The window above is part of the Prosthecobacter sp. genome. Proteins encoded here:
- a CDS encoding DUF1501 domain-containing protein gives rise to the protein MIPQNDSRLRDLTRRHFFSQCGMGIGSVALASMMAERGLSAASAAASAGPGVMKKTHVTPRAKNVIYLFMAGGPSQLELFDYKPKLIELNAQPIPQSYIEGKRFAFMGSSNGFNLLGTRRSFKQHGQSGSWVSDMLPYTSGVVDDISIVTTCKTELFNHAPAKLFMNTGSGQFGRPSMGAWATYGIGSESSDLPGFVVLQSGPRGPRGGAVLWGSGFLPTTYQGVPLRGTGEPILNLSTPASYSAASQRRVIDTARELNLARLVETGDEEIQTRINAYEMAWRMQSSAPELIDLRGESKATLDLYGIDPSQPSFARNCLLARRLVERGTRFVQLYHTSWDNHGGKGETLEDDFPKVVKDVDQACAALIRDLKSRGLLEETLVIWGGEFGRTPMGENRDKTGRNHHIDAFTMWFAGGGVKAGQTLGKTDELGFGVAEDPAHVHDLHATILHLLGLEHEKLTFKFQGRDFRLTDVHGKVIEKLLA
- a CDS encoding C4-type zinc ribbon domain-containing protein, whose translation is MLPDITKLIQLQERDQRIRALQKDLKDIPNLQARAKTQLAGDQAAVEAANLAMKEVEVKIKSIQLDVQTRQLSIKRLHDQQFETRKNDEFAALGHEIKRYEAEVTKLEDGELDQMEALETAKAKLKEAQAKLAETQKRVTEEIKNLDERAVGVKKRLEDLNAERATLAAPIDPDALDLYTRIFIKKGDAAIVPMENAMCGGCHMKVVVGVIQSLKQSESLTQCEACGRILYLVE